A stretch of DNA from Plasmodium berghei ANKA genome assembly, chromosome: 11:
tagaaCACCTTCGAAATATTATAGATTCACATATAAAGGAGCATAAAGGAAGTAACACATCActtgatttaaaaaatgtagatagtaagacaaaaaaaataattaatgaacttcgaaaaaaattagaagaattaaaaaaacagatTTCTGATAAAACGAATGGTGAATTAGCAATACAACCGAtagatgataaaataataataaaaaaagatgaaaatagtTCTGTATCAGAACATGAAGACTTTAAAcaattggaaaaaaatgaaaataataaaattgtatcAAGTAATTGTTATATGAAATCAAAATTgaataaaacaattaaaaaagtagCAACAAAATTCATCCTGTCGGCGTTGGCATTTTTAGCAGTTGTTTCTTCGATACCACTAATATTGTTTGCGTGCTTAATTATAATACCCATATTGCCTGGATTTTTCATATGCTATTTCCTTTGGAGACTTATTAAATATTCCATtaaattaagaaaaatataaaaataaccactttttattattatgcttTATTATGCATGTTTAAATGActagaaataatatacttaatattttatgtcataaaatttatgctttttacattttatataataattgaatataatttaattgtttgttatattattatatattttaatttgatatataatcacgttatataattaatttatctGTGATTACAATTTGTTAAAAACTCATTTGTCTATTTCCATGCAcatatgttatatattaatggaTTTTGAATGTACTAATTTTTAGCCagtatttataattattttaaataaacaaatttaagcacactattaataaaattataagcTATATTAATGATTCAGATTTAGGTTTAGAGTTGCGTTTTGGAGAACTTGTATTTTGGGTCATGGTCCTGTACTGTGGGTTATAGTTTTGGTCTATGGAATCTATGTTTTGGGTTAgggttatatttttattaatttgtttataatttgatcatatttatttgtttataaattgtgattaaatatatatatactatacCCATATGTTTTATCTTGAAATTAAGTCAGGGTTCAggtttagggttcagggtttagggttcagggttcagggtttagggttcagggttcagggtttagggttcagggttcagggttcagggtttagggttcagggtttagggttcagggtttagggttcagggttcagggttcagggtttagggttcagggttcagggtttagggttcagggttcagggttcagggttcagggtttagggttcagggtttagggttcagggttcagggttcagggttcagggttcagg
This window harbors:
- a CDS encoding fam-b protein, whose amino-acid sequence is MRVSILKYVLFSIELYFVNDRGIWLERNVINFRNNRILSYADNEFDLNGFYQSTLNLANQLGDCVEGKKEIEHLRNIIDSHIKEHKGSNTSLDLKNVDSKTKKIINELRKKLEELKKQISDKTNGELAIQPIDDKIIIKKDENSSVSEHEDFKQLEKNENNKIVSSNCYMKSKLNKTIKKVATKFILSALAFLAVVSSIPLILFACLIIIPILPGFFICYFLWRLIKYSIKLRKI